A portion of the Rissa tridactyla isolate bRisTri1 chromosome 19, bRisTri1.patW.cur.20221130, whole genome shotgun sequence genome contains these proteins:
- the LOC128919373 gene encoding olfactory receptor 5V1-like, with protein sequence MENQTSGTDFVLLGLTRDPLLQRLLFTVVLIIYLIILLGNIVIMMVIRTDLHLHSPMYFFLFHLAVVDICYATTVVPKMLVNFLVKGSITIAVNACMTQMFFIFLSAGSEVFMLSVMAYDRYVAICNPLKYQEAMSKHFCYQLVGSAWAMGLLYSVLNTIPVLNIQFCGHTEIKHFSCELPPLLSAACSGTFLSKLILLFSAVIFGCSSFLLTLISYICIIATVLKIQSAEGRHKAFSTCSSHFIVVGLLYVTALFQYTKPKSVSSIILDQVLSTQYSILTPMLNPIIYSLKNKDMKTALGRILKKLQFV encoded by the coding sequence ATGGAAAACCAAACAAGTGGAACTGATTTCGTTCTCTTGGGACTTACAAGAGATCCACTCCTTCAAAGACTCCTATTCACtgtggttttaattatttatctaATAATTTTATTAGGGAATATAGTAATCATGATGGTCATAAGGACTGATCTCCACCTTCACTCTCCTATGTacttcttcctctttcatttaGCAGTTGTTGACATCTGTTATGCCACCACTGTTGTTCCAAAGATGCTAGTGAATTTCCTTGTGAAAGGAAGCATAACCATTGCTGTCAATGCCTGTATGACTCAAATGTTCTTCATATTCCTCTCAGCTGGGTCTGAAGTTTTTATGCTTTCAGTAATGGCATATGACCGATATGTGGCCATCTGTAATCCACTGAAGTATCAAGAGGCTATGAGCAAACATTTCTGTTATCAGCTGGTGGGGAGTGCATGGGCAATGGGTCTCTTATATTCAGTTTTAAACACAATTCCTGTGTTAAATATTCAATTCTGTGGGCACACAGAAATCAAACATTTCAGTTGTGAGCTGCCCCCTCTCCTGTCTGCTGCTTGCAGTGGAACTTTTCTCAGTAAactcattcttcttttttctgctgtaatCTTTGGGTGCAGCTCCTTTTTGCTCACCCTCATCTCCTACATCTGTATCATTGCCACTGTCTTGAAGATACAGTCTGCAGAAGGGAGGCACAAAGCTTTCTCCACTTGCAGCTCCCACTTCATTGTAGTGGGGTTACTCTACGTAACTGCTCTGTTCCAATACACAAAACCCAAATCAGTCTCATCAATCATTCTAGATCAAGTGCTGTCCACCCAGTACAGCATCTTAACCCCCATGCTGAATCCTATCATCTAcagcctgaaaaataaagatatgaAAACAGCCTTAGGCAGAATTCTAAAGAAGCTGCAATTTGTGTAA
- the LOC128919431 gene encoding olfactory receptor 1052-like — protein MAEGNHTVVTEFILLGFTDNVKLQVLLFVVFLLIYLLTLGGNLGMIVLIWTDAKLHTPMYFFISSLSFLDVSYSTIIIPSTLMTFVAKTKNISYTACTAQLFLFCIAVTGECYLLAVMAYDRFIAICNPLLYPVIMSKRFCVLLVCGSYFMSCMNATIQTFFIFHLSFCNSNIINHFFCDVPPILKLSCSDTYITDLVHFTCATVLIISTMLLILISYICIGLTIHKIKSTKGRRKAFSTCASHLTAVTMFYGTGSFMYLRPSSKYSVEHDKIISVFYSLAIPMLNPVIYSLRNKEVKEAIRRTVARLYYSPFVPQRFRSPSRTKRTRELSKGGMQVG, from the coding sequence ATGGCAGAAGGGAATCACACTGTGGTGACTGAATTTATCTTGTTGGGATTCACAGACAATGTGAAGTTGCAGGTCCTTCTCTTCGTGGTGTTTCTACTGATATACCTGTTGACCTTAGGGGGAAATCTGGGGATGATTGTGCTCATCTGGACCGACGCCAagctccacacccccatgtacttcttcatTAGCAGCCTTTCCTTCTTAGATGTCAGCTACTCCACCATCATTATACCTAGCACACTCATGACCTTTGTGGCTAAGACAAAAAACATATCTTACACAGCGTGCACAGCTCAGCTCTTCCTATTCTGCATCGCAGTGACAGGAGAGTGCTACCTCTTGGCTGTGATGGCATATGACCGATTTATAGCCATCTGCAACCCCTTGCTGTACCCTGTCATTATGTCCAAGAGGTTCTGTGTGCTCCTTGTGTGTGGCTCCTACTTCATGAGCTGCATGAATGCAACTATTCAGACTTTTTTTATATTCCACCTGTCCTTCTGCAATTCCAACATCATCAATCATTTCTTCTGCGATGTGCCTCCAATCCTGAAGCTCTCCTGCTCTGACACTTACATCACTGACCTGGTCCATTTCACCTGTGCTACTGTACTCATCATCTCAACCATGCTCCTCATTCTTATCTCTTACATCTGCATTGGGCTTACCATCCACAAGATTAAGTCCACCaaaggcagacgcaaagccttCTCCACCTGTGCTTCCCACTTGACTGCTGTCACCATGTTCTATGGGACAGGCTCCTTCATGTACTTACGGCCCAGTTCAAAGTACTCTGTGGAGCACGACAAGATCATCTCTGTGTTTTATAGCCTGGCAATTCCCATGCTGAACCCTGTGATTTATAGCCTGAGGAACAAGGAAGTCAAAGAAGCCATTCGAAGGACAGTAGCAAGGCTATATTACTCTCCATTTGTACCACAGAGATTCAGGAGTCCAAGCAGGACTAAGAGAACCCGAGAACTGTCAAAAGGGGGTATGCAAGTAGGTTGA